In Rhipicephalus microplus isolate Deutch F79 chromosome 7, USDA_Rmic, whole genome shotgun sequence, one genomic interval encodes:
- the LOC142767594 gene encoding uncharacterized protein LOC142767594, with the protein MSIGSGHSQFEEAMAVMEIPAMSKGAFLRREESLGKCWKTVLFDQMIKAGKEEKKLAEEAGAFCEDGITPYITVIVDGGWSHRSHGHRYSANSGVAVIIGERTKKLLYLGVRNKLCSTCEHYSRTGKGKKDHVCYKNWNQSSGAMESDIIVEGFQRSVEMHGVEYRTFIGDGDSSVLHQILTKVEYGRFVKKRECANHVVKCYTTRLYGIAKETKGSSAFLSGPRIKRLKNGARKAIKHYANILRDVQGTAQKQRAQKADLTRQLAGDLINGPKHVFGCHDSCKDYFCDGTKGDNIYDAMPKVLQMKIVTAANIIAEKADRLVTDDTSNLAEAVMALVAKLSGGKQINRCQKGSYEHRCYGAGLSFQLGPQWHCTTSKAVTCKSPAAVLKRYASKKTAQKANKESLRRKLFEENGHQQHKRKESTVNDSMIHYGPNCQQPDMPPEQYAEKERAVLASLQVNEKQQMEIEKATRGQADNPTWHFERNMRLTASNFYAVCRRREWTPCDTLVKTLLYKKNFTSAALEHGRQQERVALRLYEQEMETAVQPCGLFVYPEYGFLAASPDGLIASDGIVEVKCPFTSKDMEPSEAAKKYNQRSQVHEPPKLSCSHNYFYQVQGQLHITKRSFCHFVVCTSKGIHVQRIERDNDFWKFRMLPQLIRFYRDCMLPEIVDPRTTRSMPIRRPQWNVKAIESHQQSKRASMKNKEAKQSGDSDIFHSLES; encoded by the exons ATGAGTATCGGATCGGGCCACTCGCAGTTCGAGGAAGCAATGGCAGTCATGGAAATTCCTGCTATGAGCAAAGGGGCTTTTCTACGCCGGGAGGAGTCCCTGGGAAAG tgCTGGAAAACCGTCCTTTTTGACCAAATGATAAAAgccggaaaagaagaaaaaaaactcgcgGAAGAAGCTGGGGCTTTCTGTGAGGATGGCATAACCCCCTATATTACAGTGATTGTCGATGGTGGGTGGTCACACCGCAGTCATGGACACAGGTATTCCGCCAACTCTGGTGTCGCTGTGATTATAGGAGAACGCACGAAGAAGCTCCTCTACCTAGGAGTACGAAACAAGCTGTGCAGTACCTGTGAGCACTATTCTAGGACGGGAAAGGGCAAGAAAGACCATGTGTGCTACAAGAATTGGAACCAAAGCTCAGGGGCAATGGAGTCGGATATTATCGTTGAAGGCTTCCAGAGAAGCGTGGAAATGCATGGTGTGGAATACCGGACATTCATAGGAGACGGGGATTCGTCCGTTTTACATCAGATACTCACGAAAGTGGAGTACGGGCGCTTTGTAAAAAAGAGGGAATGTGCAAACCATGTTGTGAAATGTTACACCACTCGGCTCTATGGCATAGCCAAAGAAACAAAGGGCAGTTCAGCTTTCCTAAGTGGCCCTAGGATTAAGCGGTTAAAGAATGGTGCACGGAAGGCCATAAAGCACTACGCAAACATTCTTAGAGATGTACAGGGTACTGCACAAAAGCAGCGTGCCCAGAAAGCCGACCTTACGCGCCAGCTTGCGGGTGACCTAATAAATGGCCCAAAACATGTTTTTGGTTGCCACGACAGTTGCAAAGACTACTTCTGTGATGGCACCAAAGGTGACAACATTTATGATGCCATGCCTAAGGTGCTACAAATGAAAATAGTTACCGCTGCCAATATAATTGCCGAAAAAGCTGACCGTCTTGTGACAGATGATACAAGTAATCTTGCCGAGGCAGTCATGGCACTGGTAGCCAAACTATCTGGTGGtaaacagatcaacagatgtcaaAAGGGCTCTTATGAACACCGCTGTTATGGAGCTGGGCTCAGCTTTCAGCTGGGGCCACAGTGGCACTGCACCACATCCAAGGCTGTAACCTGCAAGAGCCCCGCAGCCGTCTTGAAGCGCTACGCAAGCAAGAAGACGGCTCAGAAAGCAAACAAAGAGTCTctcagaagaaaactgtttgaagaaaatggccaccagcagcatAAGCGCAAGGAGTCTACGGTGAACGACTCAATGATTCATTATGGTCCGAATTGCCAGCAGCCAGACATGCCACCAGAGCAATATGCCGAGAAAGAACGGGCTGTTTTAGCAAGCCTGCAGGTGAATGAGAAACAGCAGatggaaattgagaaggctactcGAGGACAGGCTGATAATCCTACATGGcattttgaaagaaacatgcgcCTAACGGCGTCGAATTTCTATGCAGTATGCCGAAGGAGGGAGTGGACACCGTGTGACACGCTCGTGAAGACCCTGCTCTATAAAAAAAATTTCACCAGTGCCGCTCTTGAGCATGGAAGACAACAGGAGCGTGTTGCACTCCGGTTATACGAGCAAGAAATGGAAACTGCTGTGCAACCTTGCGGATTATTTGTTTACCCAGAGTACGGATTCTTGGCGGCGTCGCCAGACGGATTAATTGCGAGCGACGGTATCGTGGAGGTGAAGTGCCCATTCACTTCGAAGGACATGGAGCCATCCGAGGCAGCTAAAAAGTACAATCAAAGGAGCCAAGTACACGAACCACCCAAATTGAGCTGCTCTCATAACTATTTCTACCAAGTGCAAGGCCAGCTGCATATCACTAAAAGAAGTTTCTGCCACTTCGTCGTCTGCACGTCGAAGGGCATCCACGTACAGCGGATCGAAAGAGATAATGACTTTTGGAAATTCAGAATGCTTCCACAACTAATCAGATTTTACAGAGACTGCATGTTACCTGAAATTGTAGATCCCCGTACTACGCGCAGCATGCCCATACGCAGACCACAGTGGAATGTGAAAGCAATTGAGTCACACCAGCAGTCTAAACGAGCTTCGATGAAGAACAAGGAGGCAAAGCAGAGTGGCGACTCGGACATTTTCCACAGCCTTGAGTCGTAG